Genomic DNA from Methanosarcina sp. MTP4:
ATGACGTGGCAGCCGGGGTAATCGGGCCGATAACGACCAATCCGTTTACCGAGTTTGTGGACCCTCTTGTCCAGGCCCTTGTGCTCACAGCCATTGTGATCGGGCTTGCGACAACTGCCTTTATCCTGACCCTCGCATACCGTATCTATGAAGAATACGGTACCACTGATGTTCAGGAACTCAGGAGGTTGTGGGGATGAGCTTTTTAATGGAACATCTTCCAATTCTCCTGATTGCCGTTCCCCTTTTAATGGCTCCTCTCACGATCCTGACCAAATCTTCTCCGGGGCTGCAAAAGGCACTGGATATGGTGGCAAGTGTTGGGTTGCTGGCTTTAAGCGGGCTCCTGCTCTCTTCGGTCTGGAATGGCGGGATTACGGTTTATGAAGTTGGAGAATTCGGGAAGTACGGGATCGTGCTTGTAGCCGACCTCCTCAGTGCTTCGATGGTAGGTCTCAACTGCTTAATCGGTTGTATGGGTCTGATTTACTCCTACGATTATATCGAAAGTAAATCCTTGAACCTGACTTACCATTCCCTGTACAACCTGATGCTAGCCGGGATCAACGGTATCTTCCTGACCGGGGATATCTTCAACCTGTTTGTCTTCTTCGAGATCATGCTGCTCTCCTCGGGAGCTTTGATCGTTGCAAACGAAACCTCAACGGTTACGAAGATCTCGGACAAGATGGAAGCCACTATGAAGTACATTGTCCTGAACATGCTCGGGTCAAACGTGATGTTGATTGCCGTAGCTTCTCTCTACGCTTCCATCGGTTCCCTGAACATGGCTGACATTGCCATTAAGGTCAGGATTCTTGCCGAGGCAGGAACCCTTCCCTGGCACATGTATGCTATCGGGCTGCTCTTCATCATCGTATTCGGAGGAAAGGCAGCAGTCTTCCCTCTGCACTACTGGCTTCCGGATGTGCACCCCACAGCTCCGTCCCCGATTAGTGCAATGCTGAGTGGTGTGATTATTAAGATCGGAGCTTATGGCATACTTAGGGTCCTCTTTGTGATCTTTGCTCCCCTTCAAGGGGTCTTTGGACCGATTCTCCTCATGATGGCTCTGATTACCATAGGACTTGGAGCAACCTCTGCCATAGGGCAAAATGATGTTAAGCGTCTACTGGCTTATTCCAGTGTCTCTCAGATCGGATACGTCTTCCTGGGTTTTGGAATGGGTGCAGTCGCATATTCAGAAGGTTTGGTGGCTGGAGCCACTTTAATCATTGCAGCGTCTTTTGTCTATCTGGTAAACCACGCTCTTGCAAAGAGCATGTTGTTCCTTACTTCCGGTGGAATCATCCACCATGCGGGGACAAGGGATATGCGCAAGATGGGTGGCATGATTAACAGCAATCCTTTAATGGCCGGTGCTTTCCTTGTGGGAGCAATGTCCATTGGAGGGGTGCCCCCGATGGGCGGGTTCATTGCCAAGTTCTCACTCTTTGACGCAGGTCTCAGGTCTGAGTTCTACATACCGATTTTGATAGCCCTGTTGTTTGCAGTCTTCACTCTGTTCTATATGTTCAGAGGCTGGATGCTTATCTTCTGGGGAGAAAGGGACCCGCAGTACGGGGAATATTCCCATCACAAATTGTCCTTCCTGATGGTGGGCCCTATCCTGCTCCTGGCAGCACTTGTGCTGATTTTCGGAATATATGCAGAGCCTGTCCTGGATATTGCACAGACAATTGCAGCACAGGTCATAGATCCACAGCCTTATATTGATGCAGTATTAGTGAGGGTGATAAGATGAAGCGTCGTCTTATTGTTTACCTGGGACTCCCGGTCATATGGTGTCTGGTAAGTGGCCAGGTGACCATAGGCAGCCTTTTCCTGGGCTTCATCTTCGGAATGGTGGTCGTCCAGCCTTTCAGTAAACTCTACCGGCTGGATGAAGTTGTAACACCTACGGGAGATTGGCTTGCAAAGATCCCCAAGAAACTGGTGTACTTCTATGTACTGATCAAGGAGATCATAAAAGCGAACATCGTGGTCGCAAAGATCGTTCTTAGCCCAAAAATCGACATCAACCCCGGAATTATCAGGGTTCCCATAAGAACCAAGACCAATATCGGGATTACCGGTATTGCAAACACGATTACCCTGACTCCCGGGACGCTTACGGTGGACATCTCCGACGACAACACTGCGCTCTTCGTGCATTCGATCGACGCGTCAGATCCCCAGGGTCTCCGTGAATCCATCCGTGACGACCTAGAAAAATACGTGCTGGAGGCATTCGAATGATTACTCTGGAACAAGCAGACTTCCTGGCTCTGATAATTATGGTAGCCGCAACAGCACCGTGTATCTACAGGGTGCTCTACGGTCCGACCCTTCCGGACAGGATTGCGGCTGAGGATGCCATGGGTAATGCCCTTGTGGTGATATTCGCGCTCTACGCTTTTCAGGCGAGCTCGATCTTCCTGATGGACGTCGCCATGCTCCTTGCAATCATCTCCTTTGTGGGGACAATTGTGGTTGCAAAGTATCTCGATAAAGGGGAGGTGATCTGATGGCAGTTGAACTGGCACTCGTGGCAGATATCCTTAGCATTATCAGCCTGCTTGTAGGGATCTTCTTCCTCTCTGTGGGCATGATCGGTCTCCTGCGTCTGCCTGATGTTTACAACAGGCTGCACGCAACCACCAAGGTCGGTACCCTCGGGGCTTTCGGGGTTCTCCTGAGCATCCTGTTTCAGGAAGGTATTACCCCCATGGGCATCAAAGCCTTTACAGTAGGGCTTTTCATCCTCCTGACTTCCCCGATTTCCGGACACATGATTGCCCGGGCGGCATACAGGATGGGAGTAAAGTTCTGTGATGGCACCTGCATTGATGAGTACGCAGGACAGAGAAAAGATTGAAGACAAAATGGGTGTGTTTTCCAAGCACATTCATTCCTTTTTCGTTTTCTTTTCTTTTCATTTTCTTTTCTGATTTCTTAATTATCCTTTCAATGTATTCTCTGCTTTTTCATAATTTTAACATCTCCGTTTTTTTAAGGTAAATCTTTAACTGGTGCGTATACTTAGTATTTCATGCATGCCTTCTTTGGAAGGATTCTCTTGATTTTGTGAAAAGATTTTTAGGGCCCTGCGTGGAATCACCTTTTTAATATATCCCCTTTAAAATTTGCTGAGATCAAATATTTGAAGGGAAATAATTTCTCCTTACAGGCTGGAATTATCTGCTCAGTAAAAATCGTTTTCTCCTGAAAACAGGAAGTTGGTTCTTTTTTCTATCAGGAAAAATATTGAGCTGTATTTTAAAAACACCATCGGTTATGCTATATATTTTTGAGTTATATTATTTATTGCCAGTACGGCCCGGAAGAATTTGGGTTTTTCGCAAGGAGGACATGGAAGACCCGACTGCTCCTGTCCTGCCGGCCTGGATACGAAAAAACGGTTTCAAGCGTGGTAAGCATCCCTCATCCCACGCAAAGCTTTGAGGATTGACGGATTATGAATGTGAACCTCTTCAGGGAGTTCTCTTTGAAAAACGTCGGTTCTGCAAAGTTCGCTCCCATAAAAAATTTGAAGTGCGAAATGGACTTTGCTTCCATGAAAATATTAGCCTCTGAAATGAAAGCATCTCCACAAAAAAAGCTTTGCCCCTTTTGCGGGGTTTTATTTCCGAATAGTCCACTCTCGGGAATTTACTTCCAAAACGTAGTCGCTTTCATGGAAGCTTATTCCGGTAAAAAAAGGATAGTCTTTGATGACTATCCTTTTTGAATCATCCTCATGAGTTCTCTGGAAATTTCTGTGCCTTCTTGCGGGGGTTCAATCTTCCATATAAAAAGTGCAAGCGAACCTTCATTAAGCGAACCTGCATTAAGCGAACCTACATTAAGCGAACCTTCATTAAGCGAACCTTCATTAAGCGAACCTTCATTAAGCGAACCTACATTAAGCGAACCTTCATTAAGCGAACCTTCATTAAGCGAACCTTCATTAAGCGAACCTTCATTAAGCGAACCTTCATTAAGCGAACCTGCAATCTTGAGTTTCCCAACAGATGCATAGCCTTGAAGATAACTCATGTGGATGAAAATTTGAAATTCAGCTTTTTCCGATTTAATCTTTTTAGTCTGAAATTGATTCTCTCAAAGTTTCTGCCAATTTCCTGATGTCTCAGATTCCAGTTTTTATCTAAAATATACTTAATTCTGGGGGTTGTCAACTCAGGACTTCCGGATATATCAGGAAGAAGTTTAGAATCAAAAGGCCTGTGAATATCAACGACGTGTTGAAAAACAACACAGTTTATGCTATATACTTTAGAATTATTTTAGTTATTACTTGGTCGGTCCGGAAGAATTTGGTCTTTCGGCAAGAAGGACATGGAAGGCCCGCCTGCTCCTGTCCTGCCGGCTCGGATGTAAAAAACGGTGTCTTGCGTGGTGACATACCCTTATCCCATGCATGGCTTTGAAAATTGACAGGTTATGGATGTTAATTAACCTTTTCAATGGGAGTTCTTCCCCTAAAAACAGCGGTTCTGCAAAGCCCGCTCCCATAAAAACGGTTGAAAACCCTTTAAATGGCTTTGCTTCCATAAAAAACGGCAGTCTCTGAAAAGAGGAGATCTAAAAAAAAACGGCTTGCCTCTTTTTGGAGTTATTTCCGAAAAAACGTTAGTTCCTTCGGGAATTTACTTCGAAAAACGTTAGTTCCCTTCCACAGGACTTTATTTCTGTAAAAAAGGATAGTTTTGACAGCTATCCTTCTGAATCATCCTTATGGGTTATTTAAGGTTCCTGAGTCTCCTTTCAGTGATCCGGCCATTCCAGATAAAAGTGTGTGCAAACCCTACAATTTTGGTTTTTCCAAAAGGTGCAGGAGCCGGAAATAACTCATGAGGGCTACACCTTCTTTTTTTCTCATATTCCAAAAACCCATACCTATCTATTTAATATTGACTTCTCCACTTTTTTTGTTGGTATATAGTATAAATCGAATAACTAACTATATGGTACCCTAAATCCTCTTTTTGGAAAATAGCATGATATGAAAATAAACCAGACAGAGGAATCAGATATCATGCTAATTGTGCATCTTTCGGACATTCACTTTTCAGAAGCATATTATCTGCCGGAAATTGCGGATGCCATGATTGAAAGTATAAACCGGTATTCTCCGGATATTGTTGTAATTACGGGGGATCTGACGGAAAACGGGCTCTTCGCCATGTCCGGGTCCAAAGGGTGTTTGCAGGGGAGAAAAAGAACTGGCTGTGGATACGATAATTTAAGTAAGTTGCGGGACTATCGAATGTACCGGTATTCTTGAATTTGCTCTTCTCCAGTGCTAATTCGGAATTTTCCCTTCTCTTCTTTTATATATATTTTCCCCCTTTAATATTTCGTACCTTATGATATTTCACACCTTGCGATATTCCACACTTTCCAATATTGCACTCTCCTTCGGAATTCCTATCTCCAGGAAAAATAGTATGGGCTATGTTATATCTTTTTGAAAATAAACCTAATCCTATGAAACTCGGTCTGGGAATCGATACCGGAGGCACATATACTGATGCCGTTATTATGGATCTTTCGGAAGGGAAAGTTCTTGCTTCCAATAAAGCATTAACGACGCATTCGAACCTGATTGAAGGAATTGAAAACGTAATTGCAGGTCTGGACCAGGAATATCTGGAGCACGTCAAACTTGTTTCCGTTTCTACGACTCTTGCCACCAACTCTACGCTTGAAGGAAAAGGCCACCATGCGGGTTTGATCCTTTCCGGCTACTCTGTGAGCGGGGAAGTCCCTGCCAGGGATATGGTGACCGTAAATGGAGGGCATGATTCAAAAGGAAATGAAATAGGTAGACTGGATCTGGCAGCTGTGGAGGAATTTGTCAGCAACACCAAGAACAGGTTATCTTCCTACGCAGTATCTTCTTATTTTGCCATCCGCAACCCCGAACATGAGCTTGCAATAAAGGAAACCGTAGAGCGCCTTACCAGCAAGCCCGTGGTCTGCGGGCATGAGCTTTCCCTGGACCTGGGAGCCTACGAAAGAGCGGTTACGGCTACTTTGAACGCCCGCCTGATCCCTATAAATTCCCATTTCATCCGGGCAGTCCTCTCAGTAATGGAAGTGAGAAACATCAGAGCTCCCCTGATGGTCATGAAATGCGACGGCTCCCTGGCCAGGATAGAGGACGCCGTTGAAAAGCCGGTTGAGTCCATTTTTTCAGGGCCTGCAGCAAGTCTTGTAGGGGCTGCGCACATCAGTGGACTGAAAAACTGTGTTGCAGTGGACATAGGGGGCACCAGTACCGATATAGCCCTTATCGAGAACGGGGTCCCGGAAATCAGTGAAAACGGTGCTATCGTAGGGAACTGGAGGACAATGGTCCGGGCAGTCAGGATCCAGACTTCGGCACTGGGTGGGGACAGCCACGTCTGGGTACAGAAAAAACTCTGCATAGGACCTCACAGGGTCGTCCCTCTCTGCCTTGCAGCTTCCCGTTATCCTTCCCTTGTGGACCGGCTGCTGGAAGGGGAAAAACCTTCTGAAAGGATAATGGACGATATCCTCCAGCCAACCAGCTTCTTTGTCAGGAGCGGGCATCCGGATTCCGAAGAAGACCTGCATTCTCTTAATTACGTAATCGAGTTCGAACTTAACGATTACGAACGCCGGGTCCTTGACCTGATAGAATATGAGCCGATTTCGGTTTATGACATCTCGGAAAAAATCGGGAAGCATCCCCTTTACTTTGCAAAAGCCCTGCGTTCCCTGGTCCAGAAGCACTGCATCTGTCATATTGGGTTTACTCCCACGGATGCTCTCCATGTGCTGGGGGACTACGAAGCCTGGGACAGGGCGGCTTCTTTGCTTGGGGCGGAACTCCTCGGCCGTCATCTGGGCCTGGATGAGGAAGGGTTTTCCAGGGAGATAAAGAAAAACTTTGCAAAGAATGTCGCTCTTGATCTGCTGACCTTTCTTGCAAAGGACTTCAAGCGGGAGAACCTTGAAAAATTGATGGAAGGCTCCAGGTTTATGAAGTACAAAATCACGACGCCTGTAGTGATGATCGGAGCCCCGGTGAAAGCTTACGTGTCCGAACTCCGGGAGTTTATCGATGCGGACATCAGGGTCCCCGAGTTCCATGAGGTGGGCAATGCCGTTGGAGCTCTTGTAGGAAACATAATCAAAAGAAGTGAAATTCTTGTCCGTCCGGTGGGGTCCGGGTCTGACCGATACCACGTTTTTTCGGAAAAGGAAAGGAAAGTCGCGGACAGCTACACGGAAGCCCTGGATTACGGGTTTGAACTCATGGAACAGCTTATTTTCGAGCATATGGACGGTCACGGGCTCCTGAAGGAGCAGGTCCGATTCGATCTTGAAAGGAAAGACTTCAATCCGGGATACGGAGCCTCGAAAGAGACCCGCCTGTCAGGTCTTGGGGTAGGAAGTCCACTGAAACTCAAATAAACCCCAGGCAAAAACTTTCTTTTTAAAATCATTTCTTTTTACCCTCCCCGGTTAATTCTTCATGAAGTTTCCGGGTCTGATTTTGTCACGGGCTTTGATAATCTCAAACCCTTTGCTTAGTTTCTTCCATTTGATTCTCCCGGGGGCTCTGTCGAGGTGAAACCGGCTGATTCAATCAAAACCCGGAAAAAAACGCCATCAGCTATGTTATATATTCAGATCTCCGAAATATATGATGAGTAATATGAAGTTTGGTTTAGGGATCGATACGGGTGGCACATACACTGATGCCGTTATAATGGACCTTTCAGACGGAAGAGTCCTTGAAACGAACAAGACCCTGACTACTCATTCGGACCTCATTCAGGGAATAGAAGGGGTAATCTCCGGTCTGAACCCCGGGTACCTGAAAGATATCAGGCTGGTTTCTGTTTCAACAACCCTTGCAACGAACTCAACCCTGGAAGGAAAAGGGCATCCTGCAGGCCTGATCCTTGCAGGGTATTCGATTAATAGGGAACTGCCTGTCCAGCATATGGTTTCCGTTAGCGGTGGCCATGATGCTAACGGGGGTGAGGCAGATCTGCTGGATCTGGATACGGTCAGGGACTTTGTTAACGCTACAAAAAGCAGGGTTTTTTCATATGCAATCTCTTCATACTTTGCCGCCCGGAACCCTGAACATGAACTTTCCATAAAACAGTGTATTCAGGACCTGACGGAAAGGCCGGTCGTATGCGGACATGAACTTTCCATGGATCTTGGGGCTTACGAAAGGGCGGCTACGGCCACTCTGAACTCTCGTCTGATTCCTATTAATTCCCTGTTTATCCGGTCCGTTCTGGCTGCAATGCGTGCGAGAAATATCAATGCCCCTCTCATGGTTATGAAATGTGACGGCTCTCTTGCCAGGCTGGAAGAAGCAGAGGAAAAGCCTGTAGAATCCATTTTTTCGGGCCCTGCCGCAAGCCTTGTTGGGGCTGCGCATATAAGCGGGCTAAAAGATTGCATAGCCGTGGACGTAGGGGGCACAAGTACCGATATTGCCTTTATCAAAAACGGAGTCCCGGAGATCAGTGAGACCGGGGCGGTTGTCGGGGACTGGAAAACAATGGTCCGGGCGATCAGGATGAGGACCTCGGCAGTGGGTGGGGACAGCCATGTCTGGATGCGGAATAAGTTTTTTATAGGACCTAACAGGGTTATTCCCCTCTGTCTGGCAGCAGAGCGTTTCCCGAACCTTATTGATAAGCTTTCCAGACCCGGGAAACTCCGTGAAAGGGTCATGGACGACATCCTGCAGCCTACAAGTTTCTTTGTCAGGAGCCACCTGGTCGAAACTTACGAAGATTATTCGACCTCTAATTACGCGGTTGAATTCGAAATGGACAGGTACGAAAGGAAAATCTTTGGAGTTGTTGGGGATGAACCGGTCTCTGTAGCCGAGCTTTCCGAAAAAACAGGGGACCACCCCCTCCTCTTTACAAAAACCCTGCGTTCCCTTGTCCAGAAACGCTGCATAAGCCAGATAGGGTTTACCCCTACCGATGCCCTTCACGTGCTCGGGGAGTATGAAGCCTGGGAAGGGGCAGCATCCCGCCTGGGTGCAAAAATTCTCGGCAGGGCTCTCGGACAGGGGGAAGAGGACTTTTGCAGGGCTATTAAACAAAAGTTTGCAAAGAATATTGCTCTGGAATTAATTGCTTTTTTTGTAAGGGA
This window encodes:
- a CDS encoding proton-conducting transporter membrane subunit; amino-acid sequence: MSFLMEHLPILLIAVPLLMAPLTILTKSSPGLQKALDMVASVGLLALSGLLLSSVWNGGITVYEVGEFGKYGIVLVADLLSASMVGLNCLIGCMGLIYSYDYIESKSLNLTYHSLYNLMLAGINGIFLTGDIFNLFVFFEIMLLSSGALIVANETSTVTKISDKMEATMKYIVLNMLGSNVMLIAVASLYASIGSLNMADIAIKVRILAEAGTLPWHMYAIGLLFIIVFGGKAAVFPLHYWLPDVHPTAPSPISAMLSGVIIKIGAYGILRVLFVIFAPLQGVFGPILLMMALITIGLGATSAIGQNDVKRLLAYSSVSQIGYVFLGFGMGAVAYSEGLVAGATLIIAASFVYLVNHALAKSMLFLTSGGIIHHAGTRDMRKMGGMINSNPLMAGAFLVGAMSIGGVPPMGGFIAKFSLFDAGLRSEFYIPILIALLFAVFTLFYMFRGWMLIFWGERDPQYGEYSHHKLSFLMVGPILLLAALVLIFGIYAEPVLDIAQTIAAQVIDPQPYIDAVLVRVIR
- a CDS encoding Na+/H+ antiporter subunit E, whose protein sequence is MKRRLIVYLGLPVIWCLVSGQVTIGSLFLGFIFGMVVVQPFSKLYRLDEVVTPTGDWLAKIPKKLVYFYVLIKEIIKANIVVAKIVLSPKIDINPGIIRVPIRTKTNIGITGIANTITLTPGTLTVDISDDNTALFVHSIDASDPQGLRESIRDDLEKYVLEAFE
- a CDS encoding cation:proton antiporter; the protein is MITLEQADFLALIIMVAATAPCIYRVLYGPTLPDRIAAEDAMGNALVVIFALYAFQASSIFLMDVAMLLAIISFVGTIVVAKYLDKGEVI
- the mnhG gene encoding monovalent cation/H(+) antiporter subunit G translates to MAVELALVADILSIISLLVGIFFLSVGMIGLLRLPDVYNRLHATTKVGTLGAFGVLLSILFQEGITPMGIKAFTVGLFILLTSPISGHMIARAAYRMGVKFCDGTCIDEYAGQRKD
- a CDS encoding pentapeptide repeat-containing protein, which encodes MSYLQGYASVGKLKIAGSLNEGSLNEGSLNEGSLNEGSLNEGSLNVGSLNEGSLNEGSLNEGSLNVGSLNAGSLNEGSLALFIWKIEPPQEGTEISRELMRMIQKG
- a CDS encoding metallophosphoesterase — its product is MKINQTEESDIMLIVHLSDIHFSEAYYLPEIADAMIESINRYSPDIVVITGDLTENGLFAMSGSKGCLQGRKRTGCGYDNLSKLRDYRMYRYS
- a CDS encoding hydantoinase/oxoprolinase family protein, whose amino-acid sequence is MKLGLGIDTGGTYTDAVIMDLSEGKVLASNKALTTHSNLIEGIENVIAGLDQEYLEHVKLVSVSTTLATNSTLEGKGHHAGLILSGYSVSGEVPARDMVTVNGGHDSKGNEIGRLDLAAVEEFVSNTKNRLSSYAVSSYFAIRNPEHELAIKETVERLTSKPVVCGHELSLDLGAYERAVTATLNARLIPINSHFIRAVLSVMEVRNIRAPLMVMKCDGSLARIEDAVEKPVESIFSGPAASLVGAAHISGLKNCVAVDIGGTSTDIALIENGVPEISENGAIVGNWRTMVRAVRIQTSALGGDSHVWVQKKLCIGPHRVVPLCLAASRYPSLVDRLLEGEKPSERIMDDILQPTSFFVRSGHPDSEEDLHSLNYVIEFELNDYERRVLDLIEYEPISVYDISEKIGKHPLYFAKALRSLVQKHCICHIGFTPTDALHVLGDYEAWDRAASLLGAELLGRHLGLDEEGFSREIKKNFAKNVALDLLTFLAKDFKRENLEKLMEGSRFMKYKITTPVVMIGAPVKAYVSELREFIDADIRVPEFHEVGNAVGALVGNIIKRSEILVRPVGSGSDRYHVFSEKERKVADSYTEALDYGFELMEQLIFEHMDGHGLLKEQVRFDLERKDFNPGYGASKETRLSGLGVGSPLKLK
- a CDS encoding hydantoinase/oxoprolinase family protein is translated as MKFGLGIDTGGTYTDAVIMDLSDGRVLETNKTLTTHSDLIQGIEGVISGLNPGYLKDIRLVSVSTTLATNSTLEGKGHPAGLILAGYSINRELPVQHMVSVSGGHDANGGEADLLDLDTVRDFVNATKSRVFSYAISSYFAARNPEHELSIKQCIQDLTERPVVCGHELSMDLGAYERAATATLNSRLIPINSLFIRSVLAAMRARNINAPLMVMKCDGSLARLEEAEEKPVESIFSGPAASLVGAAHISGLKDCIAVDVGGTSTDIAFIKNGVPEISETGAVVGDWKTMVRAIRMRTSAVGGDSHVWMRNKFFIGPNRVIPLCLAAERFPNLIDKLSRPGKLRERVMDDILQPTSFFVRSHLVETYEDYSTSNYAVEFEMDRYERKIFGVVGDEPVSVAELSEKTGDHPLLFTKTLRSLVQKRCISQIGFTPTDALHVLGEYEAWEGAASRLGAKILGRALGQGEEDFCRAIKQKFAKNIALELIAFFVRDLRKSDLEKVMDSSDCTKFKITVPVVLIGAPVRAYVDELLEFVDADIRIPEYHEVGNAVGALVGNIIKRSEVLIRPAGPGNEKYLVFSEKERKISGNYQEALAYGLELSERLISEHMGVYGLDREQVFFNLERKDTRKGAGSPLETKLLGIGIGSPLKLK